In Cotesia glomerata isolate CgM1 linkage group LG1, MPM_Cglom_v2.3, whole genome shotgun sequence, one genomic interval encodes:
- the LOC123274970 gene encoding transmembrane emp24 domain-containing protein bai isoform X1, protein MRSLFYGVVVLLFIVIADVQSIMFELQPSAKKCIKEEIQAQVLITGEYQVSEAPGQRVDYVVKDSKGHILSQKEDIPHDRNLKFSFVTENYDTLEICFTSHLPAHQRGMKQDILLITKHGIEAKNYEAMLGEAAKLKPIEVELKRLEDLSESIVQDFSRMRQREEEMRDTNEQTNSRVLYFSIFSMCCLLGLATWQIFYLRRFFRAKKLIE, encoded by the exons atgagaTCATTGTTTTATGGTGTAGTGGTGTTACTATTTATAGTAATTGCCGATGTACAGAGTATAATGTTTGAACTTCAACCGAGTgctaaaaaatgtattaaagaagaaatacaaGCTCAGGTATTAATTACTGGTGAATATCAAGTATCCGAAGCACCCGGTCAACGTGTTGACTACGTG gtAAAAGATTCAAAGGGTCATATACTGTCACAAAAAGAAGATATTCCCCATGacagaaatttgaaattttcatttgtcaCTGAAAACTATGATACCTTGGAAATTTGTTTCACTTCACATTTACCAGCTC ATCAACGAGGCATGAAACAagacattttattaataactaaacaTGGTATTGAAGCTAAGAATTATGAAGCG ATG CTTGGAGAAGCCGCTAAACTTAAACCTATTGAAGTTGAATTGAAACGCCTCGAGGACTTGTCTGAGAGTATCGTCCAAGACTTTTCAAGAATGCGCCAAAGAGAAGAAGAAATGAGAGATACAAACG agcaAACAAATTCACGTGTGTTATACTTCAGTATATTTTCAATGTGCTGTCTATTAGGCTTAGCAACATGgcaaatattctatttaagACGCTTTTTCAGAGCAAAGAAATTGATAGAGTGA
- the LOC123274970 gene encoding transmembrane emp24 domain-containing protein bai isoform X2 — protein sequence MRSLFYGVVVLLFIVIADVQSIMFELQPSAKKCIKEEIQAQVLITGEYQVSEAPGQRVDYVVKDSKGHILSQKEDIPHDRNLKFSFVTENYDTLEICFTSHLPAHQRGMKQDILLITKHGIEAKNYEALGEAAKLKPIEVELKRLEDLSESIVQDFSRMRQREEEMRDTNEQTNSRVLYFSIFSMCCLLGLATWQIFYLRRFFRAKKLIE from the exons atgagaTCATTGTTTTATGGTGTAGTGGTGTTACTATTTATAGTAATTGCCGATGTACAGAGTATAATGTTTGAACTTCAACCGAGTgctaaaaaatgtattaaagaagaaatacaaGCTCAGGTATTAATTACTGGTGAATATCAAGTATCCGAAGCACCCGGTCAACGTGTTGACTACGTG gtAAAAGATTCAAAGGGTCATATACTGTCACAAAAAGAAGATATTCCCCATGacagaaatttgaaattttcatttgtcaCTGAAAACTATGATACCTTGGAAATTTGTTTCACTTCACATTTACCAGCTC ATCAACGAGGCATGAAACAagacattttattaataactaaacaTGGTATTGAAGCTAAGAATTATGAAGCG CTTGGAGAAGCCGCTAAACTTAAACCTATTGAAGTTGAATTGAAACGCCTCGAGGACTTGTCTGAGAGTATCGTCCAAGACTTTTCAAGAATGCGCCAAAGAGAAGAAGAAATGAGAGATACAAACG agcaAACAAATTCACGTGTGTTATACTTCAGTATATTTTCAATGTGCTGTCTATTAGGCTTAGCAACATGgcaaatattctatttaagACGCTTTTTCAGAGCAAAGAAATTGATAGAGTGA